From the Helicoverpa zea isolate HzStark_Cry1AcR chromosome 28, ilHelZeax1.1, whole genome shotgun sequence genome, one window contains:
- the LOC124643643 gene encoding uncharacterized protein LOC124643643, translating into MSGSTTRDNNVHVSLVMAKAKVAPLKLLSIPRLELQAAVMGTRVAAAVIYEHNVKPASVTYWSDSRTVLTWIRKGARSYKPFVAHRLAAIEENSRVEEWRWVPTKSKIADAATRDVPTHFHTDHEWYCGPKFLYDDPSTWPTESPADSQPTGEEKTVTLIQAGAANLIDVVPNPARFSRWERLLRATARVLQFISLCRKQHTEKTFYKRTRKNKENDPDWSRAVRAPRAPAEAARAQIYTRKFIVLDATYIQRAEKLLVRVVQQEAFKQEIASLESNKTVASSSRLYPLRIELNDGVIVLRSRIAAVDKVAKSVKSPPVLDGDHRITQLYIDWTHRSLQHSGTELVVNEVRQHYWIVRLRPTDSQASHRALPALPLTSRARADAGNRRPPEDTPSSSPQHHKRYVALFTCLTTRAVHLEIAHSLSADSAVLALRRFAARRGCPTEIYSDNGTNMHGADRELREACQEEASRRGIAWRFITPSAPFMGGAWERLVRCVKTALGATLHERHPREEVLATLLCEVEYVVNSRPLTHVSVSGDDDESITPNHFLLGGSARLPSPGTFDERDIDSKKH; encoded by the exons ATGAGCGGGTCAACGACCCGTGACAACAACGTGCACGTCAGCCTCGTCATGGCGAAGGCAAAGGTGGCGCCGCTGAAGCTGCTGTCAATACCGCGCCTCGAGCTGCAAGCCGCGGTGATGGGTACGCGCGTCGCAGCCGCAGTGATATATGAACACAACGTCAAGCCCGCCTCCGTGACCTACTGGAGTGACAGCAGAACCGTTCTGACATGGATAAGGAAAGGAGCCAGATCGTACAAGCCATTCGTCGCACATCGATTGGCCGCCATAGAGGAAAATAGCAGAGTCGAAGAGTGGCGCTGGGTGCCTACAAAAAGCAAAATAGCCGACGCCGCCACCCGCGACGTCCCGACGCACTTTCACACCGACCACGAGTGGTACTGCGGCCCTAAGTTCCTCTACGACGACCCATCGACATGGCCGACCGAGTCACCAGCTGACAGTCAACCGACAGGCGAAGAAAAAACAGTCACGCTCATACAAGCGGGCGCAGCAAACCTCATAGACGTCGTTCCCAACCCCGCTCGATTTTCAAGGTGGGAGCGATTGCTGCGCGCCACAGCCAGAgtactacagtttatatcgTTATGTAGAAAACAACATACAGAAAAAACGTTCTACAAGCGAACaaggaaaaacaaagaaaacgatCCTGATTGGTCGAGAGCGGTGCGAGCGCCCCGCGCGCCCGCCGAAGCTGCGCGCGCCCAAATATACACACGCAAGTTTATTGTATTGGACGCGACGTATATTCAAAGAGCAGAGAAGCTGTTAGTTCGTGTGGTGCAACAAGAAGCCTTTAAACAAGAAATAGCCAGTCTCGAGAGCAACAAAACAGTCGCAAGTAGTAGCCGGCTGTACCCGCTGCGCATAGAactaaacgacggagttatagTACTGCGAAGCCGCATAGCTGCTGTAGACAAAGTCGCTAAAAGCGTGAAGAGTCCACCTGTGTTAGACGGCGATCACCGCATTACACAGCTATATATAGATTGGACACACCGTAGTCTACAACACAGCGGCACCGAGCTCGTCGTGAATGAGGTCAGACAGCACTACTGGATTGTGCGCCTGCGCCCGACCGACAGTCAAGCAAGTCATCGCGCGCTGCCTGCACTGCCGCTTACGTCGCGCGCGCGCGCCGACGCCGGCAACCGGCGACCACCCGAAGACACGCCTAGCTCATCACCGCAG CATCACAAGCGATACGTGGCGCTGTTCACGTGTCTCACAACGAGGGCAGTTCACCTCGAGATCGCGCACAGCCTCAGCGCGGACTCAGCTGTGTTGGCGCTGCGCAGGTTCGCAGCGCGACGCGGCTGTCCCACCGAAATCTACTCCGACAACGGCACCAACATGCACGGTGCTGACCGTGAGCTGCGTGAGGCCTGCCAGGAGGAGGCCAGCCGACGCGGCATCGCCTGGCGCTTCATCACGCCTTCCGCGCCTTTCATGGGAGGCGCCTGGGAGCGCTTAGTGCGGTGCGTTAAGACCGCGCTAGGCGCCACGCTGCACGAGCGCCACCCACGCGAGGAGGTCCTCGCGACGCTGCTCTGCGAGGTCGAGTACGTCGTCAACAGCCGGCCGCTCACCCACGTATCTGTGAGCGGCGACGACGACGAGTCCATCACACCGAACCATTTCCTGCTGGGCGGCTCGGCACGCCTGCCGAGCCCCGGCACGTTCGACGAGCGAGACATCGACAGCAAGAAGCACTGA
- the LOC124643644 gene encoding uncharacterized protein LOC124643644 — protein MKKPVEDTAGGEGLRPFITELTSAIASLAGNRSEEKPVYHNPAASKVIMTLPNFSGLHTEWLSFRAIYETTRPYFNDVENTARLRRSLRGRALDTVSSELIGNARPDDIMKELELQFGRPDSIAQAETDRLRGLPRCGEAPKDICTFASRVRSGIVTLRALKKEHYLMNAELMRILTEKLPNSLRVQWYKTYTEKYQSTPDLGLFSDFITEQARYCSAFAPPENISEATGLRRVTQRTHTTIDKKPASKCRICEMDGHRSLDCHKFVKASADKKWELAKQHNLCFRCLRHRQHGHRCQKKRCGIEGCTASHHHLLHYEKKASTTEVAQEAQEIVASSRNHTNQAFLKIVPVQLSGPAGEVRTYALLDDGSTVSLIDEELADMIGAEGPVEPMKIGAISDVTIDTPTSKRVDLTLSTCHRKKIPFRARTIPRLHLSPQSISKDDIADCKHLFDLADQLTYNAGTPKIIIGQDNWHLLLATDIRRGPQHQPIASLTPLGWVLHGARTRILGQQVHYVNQLNSAEESIDKQLREYFALESLIINPCRPASDPEKRAEDILQRSIVQLEDGRFQTALLWRSDEIQMPDSYATAMNRLVSIEKKLDKNPALKTRYMAQMDSLIEKGYAEKAPLERTPGRTWYLPHFDVFNPMKPEKLRIVHDAAAKTRGMSLNDYLLTGPDLLQSLPGVMMRFRRHRVAVSGDITEMFMQVKVKPEDRDALRYLWRGERREGAPEEYRMTSIIFGAASSPCTAIFAKNWNAKRHANEHPEAVEAIVKNHYMDDYLDSFRSTEEATRTIKIVQEIHSKARFDLTKWVSNSEEVLRELVPGQETTQIVNLGNIENTEKVLGVIWKPHTDELSFNLKLARLPTGLLDKETPTKREALKIVMSLYDPLGLASPITIRAKQILQEAWRRGVDWDQPLDEELSSQWRAWISHLEQLKNVNIPRCYPGYSEATEIQVHVFTDASEKAYATAGARRTLQVGR, from the coding sequence ATGAAGAAACCAGTTGAAGATACTGCAGGGGGTGAAGGGCTCCGTCCGTTTATCACGGAGCTCACCTCCGCCATCGCATCGCTAGCCGGCAATAGAAGCGAAGAGAAACCGGTGTACCACAACCCTGCTGCATCGAAAGTCATCATGACGCTGCCGAACTTTAGTGGATTGCATACAGAATGGCTATCGTTCCGCGCCATCTATGAGACAACGCGACCATATTTCAACGATGTGGAAAATACGGCGAGGCTGAGAAGAAGCCTGCGAGGAAGAGCGCTTGATACAGTTAGTTCCGAGCTCATCGGCAACGCCAGGCCGGATGACATCATGAAGGAGTTGGAGCTTCAGTTTGGCCGCCCCGACTCAATAGCGCAAGCGGAGACAGACAGACTGCGCGGGCTGCCACGCTGCGGAGAAGCACCGAAGGACATCTGCACTTTCGCCAGCCGTGTACGAAGTGGCATCGTCACACTGCGAGCGCTGAAAAAGGAACACTACCTCATGAACGCCGAGCTTATGCGCATCCTCACAGAGAAGCTGCCGAACTCGCTACGTGTACAGTGGTACAAGACATATACTGAGAAGTACCAGTCAACGCCGGACTTGGGTCTCTTCAGCGACTTCATCACCGAACAAGCTCGCTACTGCAGCGCGTTTGCACCGCCTGAAAACATCAGTGAAGCTACTGGACTTAGACGCGTGACGCAGAGAACACACACCACTATAGACAAGAAGCCCGCATCGAAGTGCCGCATCTGCGAGATGGATGGACACCGATCGCTAGACTGCCACAAGTTCGTGAAGGCTTCTGCGGACAAGAAGTGGGAACTTGCCAAGCAGCACAACCTGTGCTTCCGCTGCCTGCGCCATCGTCAGCACGGACACAGATGTCAGAAGAAGAGATGTGGAATCGAGGGCTGCACAGCATCACACCATCATCTGCTTCACTACGAGAAGAAGGCGAGCACTACTGAAGTCGCACAAGAAGCGCAAGAAATAGTCGCAAGTTCACGCAACCACACAAATCAAGCGTTCCTGAAAATCGTTCCGGTGCAACTGTCCGGACCGGCGGGAGAAGTGCGCACCTACGCACTGCTGGATGACGGCTCAACCGTGTCACTGATTGACGAAGAGCTAGCAGACATGATCGGTGCAGAGGGACCAGTCGAGCCGATGAAGATAGGCGCCATCAGCGACGTGACTATCGACACGCCCACGTCGAAGAGAGTTGACCTCACGCTATCGACCTGCCATAGGAAGAAGATACCCTTCAGGGCGCGCACCATACCACGCCTGCACCTGTCGCCGCAGTCAATCAGCAAGGATGACATCGCTGACTGCAAACACCTGTTTGACCTGGCAGATCAGCTGACGTACAACGCAGGGACGCCGAAGATTATCATCGGGCAAGACAACTGGCATCTGCTCCTAGCAACAGACATCAGAAGAGGGCCCCAGCATCAGCCGATAGCATCGTTAACTCCCTTGGGCTGGGTGCTGCACGGTGCCCGCACTAGGATTCTGGGACAGCAGGTGCACTACGTCAATCAGCTGAACAGCGCCGAGGAAAGCATAGACAAGCAGCTTCGTGAATACTTCGCACTCGAGTCACTCATCATCAACCCGTGCCGACCAGCTTCTGACCCGGAGAAGAGAGCGGAAGATATATTACAACGCAGTATAGTACAATTGGAAGATGGACGTTTTCAGACTGCGTTGCTATGGAGGAGTGACGAGATACAGATGCCGGACAGCTACGCGACTGCGATGAATAGACTCGTATCAATAGAGAAAAAACTCGACAAGAATCCTGCTCTGAAGACTAGATATATGGCGCAGATGGATTCACTAATAGAAAAGGGCTACGCAGAGAAAGCGCCCCTTGAACGTACACCGGGAAGAACGTGGTACCTGCCGCACTTCGACGTCTTCAACCCTATGAAACCGGAGAAGCTTCGTATAGTTCACGACGCAGCAGCGAAGACAAGAGGGATGTCACTGAACGACTACCTGCTCACGGGTCCGGACTTGCTGCAGTCACTGCCCGGCGTGATGATGCGATTCCGACGTCACCGCGTCGCCGTCTCCGGAGATATCACTGAAATGTTTATGCAGGTGAAAGTAAAGCCAGAAGACAGAGACGCTCTCCGATATCTGTGGCGAGGAGAGCGGCGGGAGGGGGCGCCGGAAGAGTACCGAATGACGTCAATAATATTCGGCGCAGCAAGTTCACCGTGTACAGCAATATTCGCTAAGAACTGGAATGCTAAACGCCATGCGAACGAACATCCAGAAGCAGTAGAAGCAATAGTCAAGAATCATTACATGGACGATTACCTGGATAGCTTCAGAAGTACAGAAGAGGCGACGCGCACAATCAAGATAGTACAAGAAATACATAGTAAAGCGCGCTTCGACCTAACGAAATGGGTATCCAACAGCGAAGAAGTGCTGCGTGAATTGGTACCGGGCCAAGAAACAACACAGATTGTTAATCTTGGAAATATAGAAAACACAGAGAAAGTACTCGGCGTGATATGGAAGCCACACACAGACGAGCTGAGCTTCAACTTAAAACTCGCGCGCCTACCTACTGGCCTGCTCGACAAGGAAACGCCCACCAAGAGAGAGGCGCTCAAGATAGTTATGTCGCTGTACGACCCGCTGGGCCTCGCCTCACCTATAACAATCAGGGCGAAACAAATACTACAAGAAGCCTGGAGGCGGGGAGTCGACTGGGATCAACCTCTCGATGAAGAACTATCAAGCCAGTGGAGGGCGTGGATAAGTCATCTCGAACAGCTGAAGAACGTAAACATACCGCGCTGTTATCCTGGGTACAGCGAGGCTACAGAAATACAAGTACACGTGTTCACCGACGCCAGTGAGAAGGCGTACGCTACAGCGGGTGCGCGGCGTACGCTACAGGTGGGGCGATGA
- the LOC124643718 gene encoding uncharacterized protein LOC124643718, with amino-acid sequence MPASKCGGCKKYMTSIDAATCIKCNRIHHRACVSLPATGCIPTNWCCPECQKNQVRDNKAETPVRGMANSVLPREQLSKELVDTSPFNCTALDETTTFSPDLAAELRVFKEELRAEFRLMHKEFLEFLQLRTEVAQLKDALNNSGERMDVIEARVEALELKFEQKILPTNSDYVDNTIAELKCQLNERDQELLLNDIEITGIPESKEESTLHLVNVLAVKLGITLDERDVVHAERVGATHRNRVVALDGSIAADPAAQRPRSISVRLARRATRDALLRAARVRRGLSTDALDMPGPPHRVYVNERLTRTNRRLFYRARQAASLHGWKYVWTREGKILCRKDDRLKVEVIRHEDDVTKIFG; translated from the exons ATGCCTGCATCTAAGTGTGGTGGTTGCAAGAAATATATGACGTCGATAGATGCCGCTACATGCATCAAATGCAATCGCATACACCATCGAGCTTGCGTTAGTCTGCCTGCAACGGGTTGTATTCCAACGAACTGGTGTTGTCCGGAATGCCAGAAAAACCAGGTTAGGGACAATAAGGCGGAGACACCCGTAAGAGGAATGGCAAATTCTGTCCTTCCAAGGGAGCAGCTCTCTAAGGAGCTGGTGGATACCAGCCCGTTTAATTGTACTGCGCTGGACGAAACTACAACTTTCTCCCCGGATTTGGCTGCTGAACTTCGGGTGTTCAAGGAGGAACTTCGTGCAGAGTTTCGCCTCATGCACAAAGAATTTCTTG AATTTCTTCAATTGCGGACAGAAGTGGCGCAGCTAAAAGACGCCCTAAATAACTCTGGCGAGCGTATGGACGTGATCGAGGCGCGAGTTGAAGCTCTCGAGCTGAAGTTCGAGCAGAAAATCCTGCCGACCAACAGCGATTACGTCGACAACACTATCGCTGAATTGAAGTGCCAGCTTAACGAGCGTGATCAAGAACTGTTGCTCAACGACATTGAGATCACAGGAATCCCCGAGAGTAAGGAAGAAAGCACCCTCCACCTCGTGAACGTTCTCGCAGTAAAGCTCGGCATTACACTAGACGAGAGGGACGTCGTCCATGCCGAACGGGTTGGAGCTACGCACCGCAACCGTGTTGTTGCCTTGGATGGCAGTATTGCTGCTGACCCCGCTGCGCAACGGCCGCGGAGTATATCGGTGCGCCTGGCGAGGCGCGCGACCCGCGACGCGCTACTGCGCGCGGCCCGAGTGCGTCGTGGCTTGAGTACGGATGCACTCGATATGCCTGGCCCGCCGCATCGTGTTTACGTCAACGAGCGTCTCACGCGCACCAATCGCCGGTTATTTTATCGCGCCCGCCAGGCAGCGAGTCTGCATGGCTGGAAGTATGTGTGGACAAGGGAGGGTAAAATATTGTGTCGCAAGGACGATCGTTTAAAAGTAGAAGTTATTAGACATGAAGACGATGTTACCAAAATTTTTGGCTAA